Proteins from a single region of Osmerus eperlanus chromosome 26, fOsmEpe2.1, whole genome shotgun sequence:
- the alkal1 gene encoding ALK and LTK ligand 1 isoform X1, with protein MQAERKWHILLSVFLLLVTSGQCMDSKEVKQKERRTLLDLILQVIGDNPRDKPISRRYSSGLLTAAQDIKLSSCEKPLYVPRLDNSRPIEIVPRDINLKDKFIKHFTGPVKFSSECRTHFHRLYHNTRDCSRPAYYKRCARLLTRLAMSPLCTQS; from the exons ATGCAAGCGGAGAGGAAATGGCATATTCTGTTGAGTGTGTTCCTTCTTCTCGTCACCTCAGGCCAGTGCATGGACAGCAAAGAAGtcaagcagaaagagagaaggacccTGTTGGATCTAATCTTACAGGTTATCGGAGACAATCCAAGGGACAAGCCCATCTCCAGGCGCTATAGCAGTGGTCTCCTAACTGCAGCCCAAGACATAAAGCTCTCCTCCTGTGAAAAGCCTTTATATGTTCCTAGGCTGGATAACAGTAGACCAATAG AGATTGTCCCAAGAGATATAAACCTGAAAGACAAGTTCATAAAGCATTTCACAG GACCAGTCAAGTTCTCTTCGGAATGCAGAACACATTTTCATAGACTATATCACAATACAAGGGATTGTTCACGACCAGCAT ACTACAAGAGATGTGCAAGATTGCTAACAAGGCTAGCAATGAGTCCACTGTGCACACAATCATAG
- the alkal1 gene encoding ALK and LTK ligand 1 isoform X2 encodes MQAERKWHILLSVFLLLVTSGQCMDSKEVKQKERRTLLDLILQVIGDNPRDKPISRRYSSGLLTAAQDIKLSSCEKPLYVPRLDNSRPIEIVPRDINLKDKFIKHFTDYKRCARLLTRLAMSPLCTQS; translated from the exons ATGCAAGCGGAGAGGAAATGGCATATTCTGTTGAGTGTGTTCCTTCTTCTCGTCACCTCAGGCCAGTGCATGGACAGCAAAGAAGtcaagcagaaagagagaaggacccTGTTGGATCTAATCTTACAGGTTATCGGAGACAATCCAAGGGACAAGCCCATCTCCAGGCGCTATAGCAGTGGTCTCCTAACTGCAGCCCAAGACATAAAGCTCTCCTCCTGTGAAAAGCCTTTATATGTTCCTAGGCTGGATAACAGTAGACCAATAG AGATTGTCCCAAGAGATATAAACCTGAAAGACAAGTTCATAAAGCATTTCACAG ACTACAAGAGATGTGCAAGATTGCTAACAAGGCTAGCAATGAGTCCACTGTGCACACAATCATAG
- the mindy4 gene encoding probable ubiquitin carboxyl-terminal hydrolase MINDY-4, with the protein MVVLAEEVAASLVREYLSRKGLKRTMACMDEEHPRTSTSINNRSDLRQVLHMEGLCRTNKAQGSPLKSMLEIMVIFQIDGHNDPRTNIRSDVQKSLSAPQTVNTRKDDPARPDSRKIISRSLTEVDCPAQDTSLSLATDRQSTLAQISQSSSIKKQQDQQPLSMPSQASDRTIKKEQFSDGTISATEITQKKSVSRIRRGMMAGPRSSLSEESNRKKIVVCSHFGVDEDSRKTRDEDEITDHRERTITGSTRASQESWITHELESKAGEGSGFEKVEKNIQKDYRTKLKLNRNVDNLEGMEMILDDIDDDEELLELSRVTLQSRIPQHSHDTYPMDQNTASALKEVLLGSRTSCFNAEWKSQSFTFSEISDVRYGIIQKKGGPCGVLASMQACVLKKLLFEGANIDTSLQRLRPSNTSRTKCLALASAQVLWRAGGGRRATIAVTSGKNNFVPSGQYRSDGIFEKITCFTVDNMKDLQLLLDEHIHQFESGTLGCILLTISVILSRSIDRVREDMDVPTTTLIGAYGYCTQELVNLFLCGRAVSNVFDNDMELDSGNGNLTLLRGIQRRCDVGLLSLFEHYNICKVGSYLKTPRFPVWLVCSESHFSVVFALQRELLTSQLREFDLYYYDGLANQQEEIRLTVSVGTSAPLSGPQDAELIPPLEHCIRTRWSDAVVNWNNTEPIL; encoded by the exons ATGGTTGTTCTAGCAGAAGAAGTTGCTGCATCACTTGTGCGGGAATATCTCAGTAGAAAA GGACTCAAACGAACAATGGCCTGTATGGACGAAGAGCACCCTCGCACAAGTACCAGTATCAACAacagatctgacctgagacagGTTCTTCATATGGAGGGTCTCTGCAGGACTAACAAG GCTCAAGGCAGTCCTCTAAAATCCATGTTGGAGATCATGGTGATATTTCAGATTGATGGACATAATGACCCCAGAACCAACATCAGGAGTGATGTCCAGAAGTCTCTGTCTGCCCCTCAGACTGTAAACACCAGAAAAGACGACCCGGCACGACCTGACAGTAGAAAGATCATATCAAG GTCTTTGACAGAGGTTGACTGTCCAGCCCAAGATACATCCTTATCTCTagcaacagacagacagtccacACTTGCCCAAATAAGTCAAAGCTCTtccataaaaaaacaacaagacCAACAACCTCTGTCTATGCCTTCCCAAGCCAGTGACCGCACCATAAAGAAAGAACAGTTTTCAGACGGAACAATTTCTGCTACGGAGATAACTCAGAAGAAATCAGTTAGCCGTATCAGACGGGGCATGATGGCTGGTCCTAGATCTAGTTTATCTGAG GAATCAAATAGAAAGAAAATAGTAGTCTGTTCTCATTTTGGAGTTGATGAAGACAGTAGAAAGACCAGAGATGAGGATGAGATTACTGACCATAGAGAAAGAACAATCACTGGCTCCACAAGAGCAAGCCAAGAATCTTGGATCACACATGAACTGGAAAGCAAGGCTGGAGAAGGTTCTGGATTTGAGAAAGTAGAGAAAAACATACAGAAAGATTACAG AACAAAATTAAAGCTGAATCGCAATGTTGATAatctggaggggatggagatgaTTTTGG ATGACatagatgatgatgaggagctTCTGGAACTGTCCAGAGTTACCCTTCAATCAAGAATACCTCAACACAGCCACGATACCTATCCCATGGATCAGAACACTGCCAGT gCCCTCAAAGAAGTTCTACTTGGCTCCAGAACCAGTTGTTTCAATGCAGAGTGGAAGAGTCAGAGCTTCACATTTTCAGAGATATCTGATGTGAGATATGGAATTATACAAAAGAAG GGTGGTCCGTGTGGAGTTCTTGCTTCAATGCAAGCCTGTGTTCTGAAGAAACTCCTGTTTGAAGGGGCCAACATTGACACAAGCTTGCA GAGATTAAGGCCGTCAAACACCTCGAGGACAAAGTGTCTGGCACTGGCTTCTGCTCAGGTcctgtggagggctggggggggcaggagagccaCCATAGCTGT AACTTCAGGAAAAAATAATTTCGTTCCTTCAGGACAGTACAGGTCTGATGGTATATTTGAGAAG atAACATGTTTTACTGTTGATAACATGAAGGACCTTCAGTTGTTGCTGGATGAACACATACATCAG tttGAGTCAGGAACCTTAGGATGCATACTGTTGACCATCTCTGTTATTCTGTCCCGGTCTATTGACAG agtgagagaggatatGGATGTGCCCACCACCACACTGATCGGAGCCTATGGTTActgcacacag GAGCTGGTCAATCTGTTCCTGTGTGGGAGGGCGGTTTCCAATGTCTTTGACAATGACATGGAGCTGGACTCAGGTAACGGAAACCTCACCCTCCTCCGGGGCATCCAGAGGCGCTGTGACGTGGGACTGCTGTCCTTATTTGAGCACTACAACATCTGCAAG GTTGGATCTTACCTGAAGACTCCCAGATTCCCTGTCTGGCTGGTGTGCAGTGAGAGCCATTTCAGCGTAGTGTTTGCCCTGCAGAGGGAGCTGCTGACAAGCCAGCTCCGGGAGTTCGACCTGTACTACTACGACGGCCTAGCCAATCAGCAGGAGGAGATCCGCCTTACTGTCT CGGTAGGAACCTCGGCCCCACTTTCAGGCCCCCAGGATGCTGAACTTATTCCTCCTCTTGAACACTGCATCAGAACAAG GTGGAGTGATGCCGTCGTTAATTGGAATAACACAGAGCCTATTCTCTGA
- the nexn gene encoding nexilin isoform X2, whose protein sequence is MTEVENNMTQDNMVDVAYDMSDDAHNINDVIHNENDTAQGDSDEAYKDNDETHSENDESQDKNEQEDSDRPHKDQDLAFCEKEKSDSKNDERHDMDDVTHEEIDEAHNNDDMANGNPTVNGVPHNSNDEATENNDMTQNTNDGSQNISEVLLKQEKLLGSKKAVARSYVPKLNKGDVKNKFEAMQKAREERSRKRNQDEHQKRKEQYIKEREYNRRKQQIKELLASSDEEEEVKPAKVEKSYVPKITGSVKGKFAEMEKQRQDEERKRMGEERKKRATQDTMEKAKIQKELAKKAAEEGDDTILVRVVPAKPSRPPGRIKMNFEDLEKNREEELKKRTEEEKKRRYDENRRSFRDAKRHSVVVQPDDEDKLPEKEQVTPGKLKLTFEDQEKERQEHMRRKAEEEAKQRLMEEKRGFEEAKLEMGEEVEDSQGAQEEREDFRPGKLRLSFEELERQRIEEERKKAEEEAKRRMKEERKAFAEARKSMMLDDDDEVLLAMLNLESSKPGKLCVSFEEMERHRRVEEQKKAEEEAKRRLEEEKRLFAEARKSMSPGVDEEKYKATYRHGDGQDVEDVMVRSESQEALHPGRLEINFEELLKQKQEAERRSKEEERKKKMEQEKLEFEQLRQEMGEDEVNESSDTVSKEYEELSKLKRTGSIQAKNLKSKFEKIKQLTDEEIQKKIEEERARRKAIDEEIKEREAERFQEEEGDEGKVDGGKTDDSPFKQKVDMRARFEQMAKAREEEEKRRVEEQKLQRMQFEQQEIDAALQKKKEDEEEEEGSIINGSAAFEDEEDHARSGAPWFKKPLKNQSVVDAEPVRFTVKITGEPKPEVTWWFEGETLQDCEDYQYIERGETYCLYLPETFPEDEGEYMCKAVNSRGTAASTCILTIETEDY, encoded by the exons ATGACTGAGGTGGAAAATAACATGACACAAGACAACATGGTTGATGTTGCCTATGACATGAGTGATGATGCACACAATATAAATGATGTAATACACAATGAAAATGACACAGCACAAGGGGATAGTGATGAAGCTTACAAAGACAACGATGAGACGCACAGCGAAAATGATGAATCACAGGACAAGAATGAACAAGAAGACAGTGACCGACCACACAAAGACCAGGATTTAGCATTCTGCGAAAAAGAGAAATCAGACAGCAAGAACGATGAACGACATGATATGGACGATGTGACACATGAAGAAATTGATGAGGCACACAACAATGATGACATGGCTAATGGGAATCCCACTGTCAATGGTGTTCCACATAACTCTAACGATGAGGCAACAGAGAACAATGATATGACGCAGAATACAAATGATGGCTCACAAAACATCTCTGAAGTTCTACTGAAACAGGAG AAACTGCTTGGCTCCAAAAAGGCAGTGGCGCGTAGTTATGTGCCGAAGCTGAACAAGGGCGACGTGAAGAACAAGTTTGAGGCCATGCAGAAGGCCAGGGAGGAACGtagcaggaagaggaaccagGACGAACACCAGAAGAGGAAGGAGCAGTACATCAAGGAGAGAGAGTATAACCGCAGGAAACAGCAG ATAAAAGAACTGCTTGCCTCtagtgatgaggaggaggaggtgaagccgGCCAAGGTTGAGAAATCCTACGTGCCCAAGATTACAG GCAGTGTGAAGGGAAAGTTTGCCGAAATGGAGAAGcaaagacaggatgaggagaggaagagaatgggggaagaaaggaagaagCGGGCGACGCAGGACACCATGGAGAAAGCCAAAATTCAGAAGGAGCTGGCCAAGAAGGCTGCAGAG GAGGGAGATGACACCATACTGGTGCGTGTGGTGCCAGCCAAGCCCTCTCGACCTCCAGGCAGGATCAAAATGAACTTTGAGGACTTGGAAAAGAATCGTGAGGAGGAGCTAAAGaagaggacagaagaggagaagaagagacgcTATGATGAGAACAGACGCTCCTTCAGAGATGCTAAACGGCATTCTGTCGTTGTTCAG CCTGATGATGAGGACAAGCTTCCAGAGAAGGAGCAGGTTACTCCTGGAAAGCTGAAATTGACCTTTGAGGATCAGGAGAAGGAAAGACAGGAACACATGAGGAGgaaggctgaggaggaggcAAAACAGCGTTTaatggaagaaaagagaggctTTGAGGAGGCCAAGCTGGAAATG GGAGAAGAAGTGGAAGACTCCCAGGGTgctcaggaggagagggaggatttCCGACCAGGAAAACTTAGGCTGAGTTTTGAGGAACTGGAGAGACAAAGGATAGAGGAGGAGCGCAAGAAAGCAGAAGAGGAAGCCAAGAGACgcatgaaggaggagaggaaagcttTTGCAGAGGCCAGGAAGAGCATG ATgttggatgatgatgatgaggtgtTGCTAGCCATGCTGAACCTGGAGAGCAGTAAGCCAGGGAAGCTGTGTGTCAGCTTTGAGGAGATGGAGCGCCATAGAAGGGTGGAGGAACAAaagaaggcagaggaggaggccaagaggaggctggaggaggagaagagactcTTCGCAGAAGCTCGCAAGAGCATG AGCCCGGGTGTGGATGAAGAAAAATACAAAGCTACATATAGACATGGAGAT GGACAAGATGTGGAGGACGTCATGGTCAGGAGTGAGTCACAGGAAGCACTGCATCCAGGGAGACTGGAGATCAACTTCGAGGAGTTGCTGAAGCAGAAACAGGAAGCTGAGAGGAGAAGCAAGGAGGAGGAGCGCAAAAAGAAAATGGAGCAGGAGAAACTGGAGTTTGAACAGCTTAGACAAGAGATGGGAGAG GATGAGGTCAACGAGAGCTCAGATACTGTGAGTAAAGAATATGAGGAGCTGAGCAAGCTCAAGAGGACCGGTTCCATCCAGGCCAAGAACCTGAAGTCCAAGTTTGAGAAGATCAAGCAGTTGACTgatgaggaaatacagaaaaagattgaggaagagagagcacgGAGGAAGGCAATTGATGAGGaaatcaaagagagagaggcggaacgATTCCAGGAGGAG GAGGGTGACGAAGGAAAAGTGGATGGCGGAAAGACAGATGACTCTCCATTCAAACAGAAGGTGGACATGCGTGCTCGATTTGAACAAATGGCTAAagccagagaagaagaggagaagagaagagtagAGGAACAAAAGCTCCAGAGGATGCAATTTGAGCAGCAAGAGATTGATGCCGCCCTCCAAAAA AAaaaagaggatgaggaggaggaggagggaagcatCATCAATGGCTCTGCCGCCTTCGAGGACGAGGAAGACCATGCCAGGTCAGGGGCACCATGGTTCAAAAAGCCCCTGAAGAACCAATCAGTGGTGGATGCTGAGCCAGTTAGGTTTACCGTGAAAATCACTGGGGAGCCAAAGCCGGAAGTGACCTGGTGGTTTGAGGGAGAGACGCTCCAGGACTGTGAGGACTACCAGtacatagagagaggagagacgtaCTGTCTCTACCTGCCAGAGACCTTCccagaggatgaaggagagtaCATGTGCAAAGCAGTCAACAGCAGGGGCACCGCTGCCAGCACCTGTATCCTAACGATAGAAA CTGAGGACTACTGA
- the nexn gene encoding nexilin isoform X3 — MTEVENNMTQDNMVDVAYDMSDDAHNINDVIHNENDTAQGDSDEAYKDNDETHSENDESQDKNEQEDSDRPHKDQDLAFCEKEKSDSKNDERHDMDDVTHEEIDEAHNNDDMANGNPTVNGVPHNSNDEATENNDMTQNTNDGSQNISEVLLKQEKLLGSKKAVARSYVPKLNKGDVKNKFEAMQKAREERSRKRNQDEHQKRKEQYIKEREYNRRKQQIKELLASSDEEEEVKPAKVEKSYVPKITGSVKGKFAEMEKQRQDEERKRMGEERKKRATQDTMEKAKIQKELAKKAAEEGDDTILVRVVPAKPSRPPGRIKMNFEDLEKNREEELKKRTEEEKKRRYDENRRSFRDAKRHSVVVQPDDEDKLPEKEQVTPGKLKLTFEDQEKERQEHMRRKAEEEAKQRLMEEKRGFEEAKLEMGEEVEDSQGAQEEREDFRPGKLRLSFEELERQRIEEERKKAEEEAKRRMKEERKAFAEARKSMMLDDDDEVLLAMLNLESSKPGKLCVSFEEMERHRRVEEQKKAEEEAKRRLEEEKRLFAEARKSMGQDVEDVMVRSESQEALHPGRLEINFEELLKQKQEAERRSKEEERKKKMEQEKLEFEQLRQEMGEDEVNESSDTVSKEYEELSKLKRTGSIQAKNLKSKFEKIKQLTDEEIQKKIEEERARRKAIDEEIKEREAERFQEEEGDEGKVDGGKTDDSPFKQKVDMRARFEQMAKAREEEEKRRVEEQKLQRMQFEQQEIDAALQKKKEDEEEEEGSIINGSAAFEDEEDHARSGAPWFKKPLKNQSVVDAEPVRFTVKITGEPKPEVTWWFEGETLQDCEDYQYIERGETYCLYLPETFPEDEGEYMCKAVNSRGTAASTCILTIESKTTLV; from the exons ATGACTGAGGTGGAAAATAACATGACACAAGACAACATGGTTGATGTTGCCTATGACATGAGTGATGATGCACACAATATAAATGATGTAATACACAATGAAAATGACACAGCACAAGGGGATAGTGATGAAGCTTACAAAGACAACGATGAGACGCACAGCGAAAATGATGAATCACAGGACAAGAATGAACAAGAAGACAGTGACCGACCACACAAAGACCAGGATTTAGCATTCTGCGAAAAAGAGAAATCAGACAGCAAGAACGATGAACGACATGATATGGACGATGTGACACATGAAGAAATTGATGAGGCACACAACAATGATGACATGGCTAATGGGAATCCCACTGTCAATGGTGTTCCACATAACTCTAACGATGAGGCAACAGAGAACAATGATATGACGCAGAATACAAATGATGGCTCACAAAACATCTCTGAAGTTCTACTGAAACAGGAG AAACTGCTTGGCTCCAAAAAGGCAGTGGCGCGTAGTTATGTGCCGAAGCTGAACAAGGGCGACGTGAAGAACAAGTTTGAGGCCATGCAGAAGGCCAGGGAGGAACGtagcaggaagaggaaccagGACGAACACCAGAAGAGGAAGGAGCAGTACATCAAGGAGAGAGAGTATAACCGCAGGAAACAGCAG ATAAAAGAACTGCTTGCCTCtagtgatgaggaggaggaggtgaagccgGCCAAGGTTGAGAAATCCTACGTGCCCAAGATTACAG GCAGTGTGAAGGGAAAGTTTGCCGAAATGGAGAAGcaaagacaggatgaggagaggaagagaatgggggaagaaaggaagaagCGGGCGACGCAGGACACCATGGAGAAAGCCAAAATTCAGAAGGAGCTGGCCAAGAAGGCTGCAGAG GAGGGAGATGACACCATACTGGTGCGTGTGGTGCCAGCCAAGCCCTCTCGACCTCCAGGCAGGATCAAAATGAACTTTGAGGACTTGGAAAAGAATCGTGAGGAGGAGCTAAAGaagaggacagaagaggagaagaagagacgcTATGATGAGAACAGACGCTCCTTCAGAGATGCTAAACGGCATTCTGTCGTTGTTCAG CCTGATGATGAGGACAAGCTTCCAGAGAAGGAGCAGGTTACTCCTGGAAAGCTGAAATTGACCTTTGAGGATCAGGAGAAGGAAAGACAGGAACACATGAGGAGgaaggctgaggaggaggcAAAACAGCGTTTaatggaagaaaagagaggctTTGAGGAGGCCAAGCTGGAAATG GGAGAAGAAGTGGAAGACTCCCAGGGTgctcaggaggagagggaggatttCCGACCAGGAAAACTTAGGCTGAGTTTTGAGGAACTGGAGAGACAAAGGATAGAGGAGGAGCGCAAGAAAGCAGAAGAGGAAGCCAAGAGACgcatgaaggaggagaggaaagcttTTGCAGAGGCCAGGAAGAGCATG ATgttggatgatgatgatgaggtgtTGCTAGCCATGCTGAACCTGGAGAGCAGTAAGCCAGGGAAGCTGTGTGTCAGCTTTGAGGAGATGGAGCGCCATAGAAGGGTGGAGGAACAAaagaaggcagaggaggaggccaagaggaggctggaggaggagaagagactcTTCGCAGAAGCTCGCAAGAGCATG GGACAAGATGTGGAGGACGTCATGGTCAGGAGTGAGTCACAGGAAGCACTGCATCCAGGGAGACTGGAGATCAACTTCGAGGAGTTGCTGAAGCAGAAACAGGAAGCTGAGAGGAGAAGCAAGGAGGAGGAGCGCAAAAAGAAAATGGAGCAGGAGAAACTGGAGTTTGAACAGCTTAGACAAGAGATGGGAGAG GATGAGGTCAACGAGAGCTCAGATACTGTGAGTAAAGAATATGAGGAGCTGAGCAAGCTCAAGAGGACCGGTTCCATCCAGGCCAAGAACCTGAAGTCCAAGTTTGAGAAGATCAAGCAGTTGACTgatgaggaaatacagaaaaagattgaggaagagagagcacgGAGGAAGGCAATTGATGAGGaaatcaaagagagagaggcggaacgATTCCAGGAGGAG GAGGGTGACGAAGGAAAAGTGGATGGCGGAAAGACAGATGACTCTCCATTCAAACAGAAGGTGGACATGCGTGCTCGATTTGAACAAATGGCTAAagccagagaagaagaggagaagagaagagtagAGGAACAAAAGCTCCAGAGGATGCAATTTGAGCAGCAAGAGATTGATGCCGCCCTCCAAAAA AAaaaagaggatgaggaggaggaggagggaagcatCATCAATGGCTCTGCCGCCTTCGAGGACGAGGAAGACCATGCCAGGTCAGGGGCACCATGGTTCAAAAAGCCCCTGAAGAACCAATCAGTGGTGGATGCTGAGCCAGTTAGGTTTACCGTGAAAATCACTGGGGAGCCAAAGCCGGAAGTGACCTGGTGGTTTGAGGGAGAGACGCTCCAGGACTGTGAGGACTACCAGtacatagagagaggagagacgtaCTGTCTCTACCTGCCAGAGACCTTCccagaggatgaaggagagtaCATGTGCAAAGCAGTCAACAGCAGGGGCACCGCTGCCAGCACCTGTATCCTAACGATAGAAAGTAAGACTACCTTAGTGTGA
- the nexn gene encoding nexilin isoform X1, whose amino-acid sequence MTEVENNMTQDNMVDVAYDMSDDAHNINDVIHNENDTAQGDSDEAYKDNDETHSENDESQDKNEQEDSDRPHKDQDLAFCEKEKSDSKNDERHDMDDVTHEEIDEAHNNDDMANGNPTVNGVPHNSNDEATENNDMTQNTNDGSQNISEVLLKQEKLLGSKKAVARSYVPKLNKGDVKNKFEAMQKAREERSRKRNQDEHQKRKEQYIKEREYNRRKQQIKELLASSDEEEEVKPAKVEKSYVPKITGSVKGKFAEMEKQRQDEERKRMGEERKKRATQDTMEKAKIQKELAKKAAEEGDDTILVRVVPAKPSRPPGRIKMNFEDLEKNREEELKKRTEEEKKRRYDENRRSFRDAKRHSVVVQPDDEDKLPEKEQVTPGKLKLTFEDQEKERQEHMRRKAEEEAKQRLMEEKRGFEEAKLEMGEEVEDSQGAQEEREDFRPGKLRLSFEELERQRIEEERKKAEEEAKRRMKEERKAFAEARKSMMLDDDDEVLLAMLNLESSKPGKLCVSFEEMERHRRVEEQKKAEEEAKRRLEEEKRLFAEARKSMSPGVDEEKYKATYRHGDGQDVEDVMVRSESQEALHPGRLEINFEELLKQKQEAERRSKEEERKKKMEQEKLEFEQLRQEMGEDEVNESSDTVSKEYEELSKLKRTGSIQAKNLKSKFEKIKQLTDEEIQKKIEEERARRKAIDEEIKEREAERFQEEEGDEGKVDGGKTDDSPFKQKVDMRARFEQMAKAREEEEKRRVEEQKLQRMQFEQQEIDAALQKKKEDEEEEEGSIINGSAAFEDEEDHARSGAPWFKKPLKNQSVVDAEPVRFTVKITGEPKPEVTWWFEGETLQDCEDYQYIERGETYCLYLPETFPEDEGEYMCKAVNSRGTAASTCILTIESKTTLV is encoded by the exons ATGACTGAGGTGGAAAATAACATGACACAAGACAACATGGTTGATGTTGCCTATGACATGAGTGATGATGCACACAATATAAATGATGTAATACACAATGAAAATGACACAGCACAAGGGGATAGTGATGAAGCTTACAAAGACAACGATGAGACGCACAGCGAAAATGATGAATCACAGGACAAGAATGAACAAGAAGACAGTGACCGACCACACAAAGACCAGGATTTAGCATTCTGCGAAAAAGAGAAATCAGACAGCAAGAACGATGAACGACATGATATGGACGATGTGACACATGAAGAAATTGATGAGGCACACAACAATGATGACATGGCTAATGGGAATCCCACTGTCAATGGTGTTCCACATAACTCTAACGATGAGGCAACAGAGAACAATGATATGACGCAGAATACAAATGATGGCTCACAAAACATCTCTGAAGTTCTACTGAAACAGGAG AAACTGCTTGGCTCCAAAAAGGCAGTGGCGCGTAGTTATGTGCCGAAGCTGAACAAGGGCGACGTGAAGAACAAGTTTGAGGCCATGCAGAAGGCCAGGGAGGAACGtagcaggaagaggaaccagGACGAACACCAGAAGAGGAAGGAGCAGTACATCAAGGAGAGAGAGTATAACCGCAGGAAACAGCAG ATAAAAGAACTGCTTGCCTCtagtgatgaggaggaggaggtgaagccgGCCAAGGTTGAGAAATCCTACGTGCCCAAGATTACAG GCAGTGTGAAGGGAAAGTTTGCCGAAATGGAGAAGcaaagacaggatgaggagaggaagagaatgggggaagaaaggaagaagCGGGCGACGCAGGACACCATGGAGAAAGCCAAAATTCAGAAGGAGCTGGCCAAGAAGGCTGCAGAG GAGGGAGATGACACCATACTGGTGCGTGTGGTGCCAGCCAAGCCCTCTCGACCTCCAGGCAGGATCAAAATGAACTTTGAGGACTTGGAAAAGAATCGTGAGGAGGAGCTAAAGaagaggacagaagaggagaagaagagacgcTATGATGAGAACAGACGCTCCTTCAGAGATGCTAAACGGCATTCTGTCGTTGTTCAG CCTGATGATGAGGACAAGCTTCCAGAGAAGGAGCAGGTTACTCCTGGAAAGCTGAAATTGACCTTTGAGGATCAGGAGAAGGAAAGACAGGAACACATGAGGAGgaaggctgaggaggaggcAAAACAGCGTTTaatggaagaaaagagaggctTTGAGGAGGCCAAGCTGGAAATG GGAGAAGAAGTGGAAGACTCCCAGGGTgctcaggaggagagggaggatttCCGACCAGGAAAACTTAGGCTGAGTTTTGAGGAACTGGAGAGACAAAGGATAGAGGAGGAGCGCAAGAAAGCAGAAGAGGAAGCCAAGAGACgcatgaaggaggagaggaaagcttTTGCAGAGGCCAGGAAGAGCATG ATgttggatgatgatgatgaggtgtTGCTAGCCATGCTGAACCTGGAGAGCAGTAAGCCAGGGAAGCTGTGTGTCAGCTTTGAGGAGATGGAGCGCCATAGAAGGGTGGAGGAACAAaagaaggcagaggaggaggccaagaggaggctggaggaggagaagagactcTTCGCAGAAGCTCGCAAGAGCATG AGCCCGGGTGTGGATGAAGAAAAATACAAAGCTACATATAGACATGGAGAT GGACAAGATGTGGAGGACGTCATGGTCAGGAGTGAGTCACAGGAAGCACTGCATCCAGGGAGACTGGAGATCAACTTCGAGGAGTTGCTGAAGCAGAAACAGGAAGCTGAGAGGAGAAGCAAGGAGGAGGAGCGCAAAAAGAAAATGGAGCAGGAGAAACTGGAGTTTGAACAGCTTAGACAAGAGATGGGAGAG GATGAGGTCAACGAGAGCTCAGATACTGTGAGTAAAGAATATGAGGAGCTGAGCAAGCTCAAGAGGACCGGTTCCATCCAGGCCAAGAACCTGAAGTCCAAGTTTGAGAAGATCAAGCAGTTGACTgatgaggaaatacagaaaaagattgaggaagagagagcacgGAGGAAGGCAATTGATGAGGaaatcaaagagagagaggcggaacgATTCCAGGAGGAG GAGGGTGACGAAGGAAAAGTGGATGGCGGAAAGACAGATGACTCTCCATTCAAACAGAAGGTGGACATGCGTGCTCGATTTGAACAAATGGCTAAagccagagaagaagaggagaagagaagagtagAGGAACAAAAGCTCCAGAGGATGCAATTTGAGCAGCAAGAGATTGATGCCGCCCTCCAAAAA AAaaaagaggatgaggaggaggaggagggaagcatCATCAATGGCTCTGCCGCCTTCGAGGACGAGGAAGACCATGCCAGGTCAGGGGCACCATGGTTCAAAAAGCCCCTGAAGAACCAATCAGTGGTGGATGCTGAGCCAGTTAGGTTTACCGTGAAAATCACTGGGGAGCCAAAGCCGGAAGTGACCTGGTGGTTTGAGGGAGAGACGCTCCAGGACTGTGAGGACTACCAGtacatagagagaggagagacgtaCTGTCTCTACCTGCCAGAGACCTTCccagaggatgaaggagagtaCATGTGCAAAGCAGTCAACAGCAGGGGCACCGCTGCCAGCACCTGTATCCTAACGATAGAAAGTAAGACTACCTTAGTGTGA